The following are encoded together in the Methylorubrum sp. B1-46 genome:
- a CDS encoding Rmf/CrpP family protein: MLMDVIMQGSRARALGRPRDACPHPADSRERRAWYEGYDGSTWDFAERVPHPAVTARGPVTRNGAVDPNLV, from the coding sequence ATGCTCATGGACGTCATCATGCAGGGATCCCGCGCCCGGGCTCTCGGGCGACCGCGGGATGCCTGCCCCCATCCGGCCGACTCCCGCGAGCGCCGGGCCTGGTACGAGGGTTACGATGGATCGACCTGGGACTTCGCCGAGCGAGTTCCCCATCCGGCCGTGACGGCTCGCGGCCCCGTGACCCGGAACGGGGCGGTTGACCCGAACTTGGTCTAG
- a CDS encoding PRC-barrel domain-containing protein, with protein sequence MKNLALGVFLASSVLAGPALAQDKAAQPPADAQTNQMKTPPAGTAMPTSAGGVGGMTMADTATAKIKFVTAKPAEVTSSKLVGKNLYNKQNETIGEVEDLVIDNGKTVTGVVVSVGGFLGMGERYVLVDPSSIFLHKADGKLKAMVDTDKDALKNAPEFKYNKNS encoded by the coding sequence ATGAAGAACCTCGCACTCGGCGTCTTCCTCGCGAGTTCCGTGCTCGCCGGCCCCGCGCTCGCACAGGACAAGGCGGCCCAGCCGCCAGCCGACGCCCAGACCAACCAGATGAAAACGCCGCCGGCCGGCACCGCGATGCCGACCTCGGCAGGCGGCGTGGGCGGAATGACCATGGCCGACACCGCGACCGCCAAGATCAAGTTCGTCACCGCCAAGCCGGCCGAGGTGACCTCGTCCAAGCTTGTCGGCAAGAACCTCTACAATAAGCAGAACGAGACCATCGGCGAGGTCGAGGATCTCGTCATCGACAACGGCAAGACGGTCACCGGCGTCGTCGTCAGCGTCGGCGGCTTCCTCGGCATGGGCGAGCGCTACGTGCTGGTCGACCCCTCGTCGATCTTCCTGCACAAGGCGGACGGCAAGCTCAAGGCGATGGTCGACACCGACAAGGACGCACTGAAGAACGCGCCCGAGTTCAAGTACAACAAGAACTCCTGA